The Polypterus senegalus isolate Bchr_013 chromosome 1, ASM1683550v1, whole genome shotgun sequence genomic sequence GACGAGGGGTTGAACGAAATGAAATTAAAACGCAAACATAAGAAGAggagattttaaaacaaaaatggttgGGAGAAAAATTGAGCTAACTGTTTCTTTGAGGCACAGCAACTACCAGAATCTTTAGATTTTGAGAAAGTAATTGTaatgaaataagtggataggacaggtgagctttgctgggcagaatggcctgttctcgtctagagtgttctaatgtttccTAATACaatatttcataatatttaaatattacgtTTGTATGGAGCCGATTCTTACAGTGTTTTGAGAACATGTCGAAAAATATCATCGCATTTTGCCTGATATTTGttgaaaaattcatttaaatccATGTCACCCAGCCCTACTTGTAAGGACTACAGAATACTTTAAACAAGTTAGGGACTATCACTTAATTTTAACAAGTATGTTTAAATAGAGGTTTGGTATGTTTGAACATTTCACTATCAGATGATCATCTAAAAATAATGATGCTCACATTATGTAAAATGCcaatttacagaaaataaaatatatattgtaatttaaCAAGATAAATGCATATTCTTGTGCTAGATATGTTCCAGAAACATCTTTATCCAAGCCTCCATGGCCAGAAGTAAAACTACCTGATCctgaagaggaaaaaaagcaACACATAGGTAATTTAAGTTTTATACGTAAAGCTGTATTAATTTGCTTCATTTATTTgtcttaatgataataataatacattttatttatatagtgcctgtacCATGATCAAGgtgcttattaaatatttttgaagtgtATGTGCAAATATATAGATATtagtatatacactatatacagtatactgtgtatGTACTGTTTTCTCTACTTTGCCATTAGTGTCGTAGTTAAAAGATGGCACTGGAGAAGAATTACTTTCAGGGGTCAGTATGGACAAGAACTGTTTTGCTGTGCATGTTTTTTCATTAAGTTAGTCTGAACACACAATGTACTACCTCATGAATCCAGcatccagggttcaaatcctatGCCTGGTTGTTACCTGGTTAGAGAACATGAATGTTCTCCCCCTGTTAGTATAGATTTTAGTTTTCCTGTTACATCCCCAACCATatttgtgttacttttttttgtgatttttttcaggcTTTGTGCATGAGTGAGCTTGTAAAAATTTAGCACCCTGTCCAGATTTAATTCTTGCTTTGTACCcatatttttaatagaaatacagacTAATTTTTAACTCTCCTAAATTTATGATTAAacccttttcttttattatttatattattgtataCTAGCCTTCACCCGCAtatgtgaaacaggacagcgaggagggccttgcccagctccctactcctgatgtcacgcttccccctccccacaGCCTCTGAAGTAGTCGAGTGGCTGCTAATCCGTAGTGTATACCAGCATGCCGAGTAGTTTGGTGAAGTCCAATTGCCAGCTTGTTTCCCACAGATCGATGTCTGTCTAGTCCTCCCTGGACGAACGTTTTTGTTTGCGTGTccagcactacgatcagctggggaccagttAACTGATACAGGCAcctgactttcattttcaatctccagatcacttgtatcaaaatcagagttcgataagtcagagtccgattcagcaataataggcaaaaaatcaataatatttttgctttttgcatttgCTTCACTCTCTCACCTcatgtcgatgccattctagacgttgtttACTCTACGCTACTCACACACATGTGGGGTTTCAACATCAAAGTCCTACAacaagtctaacagtcctccaagcaaagagggtctacctataacgTAACGGCAAGTTTtatcagcatttatttctttctttcgcCCTCGGCCCCTGATATTCATCCTCAGCCCCTtgtgtcgacaaaagtcaacatcctccctaaaagagttaattgcagaattacactatttgagggttcctctacagagcctctttctcttgcacgatttggctcaaaaactaataggcacattgtcatctcataaaaggcttaagtttcgagtttggtatttttccatacTACTGTTATAGCTCTAGACCATACTCAAGAAACTGtgatacacagacacaaacagacaggcacacacccatcatcaagatatcaaagTTTTCTTTATCAAGGGaaccctaaaacgttgagatccatcgaaaaccagagattgaaatttttgacaaatttaaagcTCTCAACCCATAGATGATAGATTATGGTGGgcagggtgcaaagcaaaaataaaccgTAATTCTCATATATTAGataaaagttgtgtaatgtgtaaAGCATGAATCACTGTGTACTAAAATACCTATTGTTTCatctacttttttttcttttttaacttgctTGCATGCATAAATTACACACTTCCTTGTAGAGGTGACTTTCATTATACAGTAGTTGACATATAAGGATGTAACACTTCATTCTGTCATTCCATTATATCACTTTTTCCTTTCTGAAATTAAACtgccttgttttctttcttttaagccATTGTTGTTTACTGTTGCCATATGTGTACAGTCTTTCTTACTGTTTGTATCTAAACCAAACCAAAAATAATTGTCCCTATTTTGTATAAACTTTTCTCCAACAAtgattgtctttttatttattgcttgaaTGCCATACTGACCTGTTAGCTGTGGGTTCTGACTGGATCTACGAAGAACTTATAATGTTACATTTCCTTATAAGAAAAATTGAAATTACTAACACTCTACATGAAGCTGAGACCTCTCCGCTGTGGCAGTATCCCCTGAAGTTGAAAGCACTCACAGAGTACAGCATGAAAACTGCAGCTTGCTGCTCCCAGTAGCATTTGAGTATATCATGAGGTCTGTTCCATTATGATAAGTTTGTGCTTTGCTAGTCCCTGTAGAGTTGGCTTTGAAAGCATTCTTATGGATACAGAGGTGCACTTATGAAACAGCATTACTTATCTGAGAATGCAACTCACTAAATCAAGCATGCAAAAACACTTGAACTCTTTCATGTATGGTGATGTTCATGTTGCCTGTTGATACCTTTCACCTTCACATCATTGTACAGATGGTGAATAACAGATTTGCCAAAGCGCAGTCAGTTTTTCATATTATACCTTTTACTCAATTTTTTCAATCATATTTTTAAATCCCCTTTATCAACAGTTTCAAGACAGTTTCATTTGCCTTTGTGTTTCATGTCATTTATGTTGGTAAATTCAATACACAAAATAAGGCCACAATTTGTATTGGCAGGATTTGGTGTCTCTCAAAATTGAATACAAAGAAATTTTGTCTCGTGTCTACTAGAATTTGAATGTCATCTAATAACGTTGAAGGTTTGTGTTATTTAATAAACTCTGGTGTACTCTGGATTGACATGCTTGCTTAAGATATATTCCTAAAAGTttagcaaaaataatttttaaaagtgctgtatatacagtatttctttgcTTTCTACTAAACTAATTTTTCATGTCACAGATATTGTGCATAAAGTAAATGACCTTATAGCCACCAGGCAATATGGAAGGCTGTTTGCAGTTGTTCACTTTGCTAGCAGGCAGTGGAAGGTGACAAATGAGGACTTGATACTGATTGAAAATCATATAGATGCCGAATGTGGAGAAAGGATCTGTCTTGAAAAGGTAATACATTTATTTCAGGCAGTGAAACTTTTTCTCATTACTGCtagttaatatattaataaagttaTTAAGAATAGAACACAATCTGTTTTTCATAATCTGTGTATTCAGATTATTTTGATAAATTATTTCAGGGTGTAACAAaattaattagaattttttttttatattgtaatgttttctttttaacagtttgGACTATGTATTATTTAATATACTCCATCTTACTAATTGTTATTGTTGCAGTTTCTTCTATGTAGAATTTGTTGGTTTAGTTGGTTTACTTATATGCTGTAGGAAATCTTATAAATGCAAACTTCCCAATGGAAAATTTCATGTAAACACTCTTCTAAGTGGTAGGTCCCACTGGGACAATTTGGAAATAACTTTTTCCCTCAAATTTGATGAGTTGTGTTGTAATGGTGATCTCTCATGTAAAAGAAATAACTAGTTTAGCCAGATTTAGGATTTGCTGATCACATTGTTTTTGGTCGATGCAGTTcctgtttaatttgttttgtttgcttttagctGGAGTAGCATATCGTGCAACATTCTGATCAGATAATTCAACAAGTCTAAAACGTGCTCCTAACATGATCAAAGCACAGACAAAAAGTtggaaattaaataaagaaaactgatttATTGCTACAGTCTCTTGTGAAATATTTACCCCCTAAGTGTTtgtcctgctttttattttttaggacaCAAAGAATAATTAAGACAAAAGCCAAAATAATGTGTGCACATTGGTATTCTCCCCATCCCCCATTCTAAACGTACCTTCCCCTCCTCAGCGTATCTCGCCATGGGGATTTTTGCCCTTTTCTCAAGGCAAAACTTGTCCAACTCCTTCAAGTTAGATGGGTTGCGTTGGTGCACATCAATCTTCACGTTATGTCACatattctcaattggattgaagtCTGGGTTTTGACGAGGTCATTCCAGGACATGTCATTGTTTCCCTTTAAACTGCCCCAGTGCCGCTTTagcagtcattgtcctgttgggaGGTGAACCTTTGTCCCAGTCTTAAATCTCTGGCAAAATGAAACAGGTTTTCCTCAAAAATTGCCCTGTATTTAGTGTGGATATTTCCTTTCAATCCTGACTAGTTTCCTGTCCCTGCCAAAGAAAAACATCCCCTACAGCAGGAGTCTCCAACACGTCTCTCttgagctactggtagctcgcaacccctttccaagtagctcgccaaagggttaatgaatcctatataaatttgaaaacttgatcaGTCAAATTAGGGatgggcaatctttccaaaaaatcctgtcacaatccacaatctgaattgcaatctatcttttcaatgtggcatacacttaagagattatccagactcaaactcatcaagacctaagtaatactttattttaaatatcaaacaaagttgaattcaattgttctcttatttgttagctaagcagagttaaggaacacgccctgaagctggcgagtgagtgaggaaggccttTTTCTctgattcgcacaaataaatcagtaccacgagtaaactatgatacatagcgaaatgagagaagtcgcaaaatcagccagaatgttcaagcaaattgcaagaaaaaacctgatctaaatccgtaaagtagttctctcgtttaaagcggacagacatgcagacagacagacagacagatgttggattttttatactgtattatatattagtaaaccttcaaaataatgtgcagttgaagtctcaacagcattctcagcatttccagAGCTTAGTACAGttagataactataagaatcttcaccaagcagctctgaaaatgtctgctttgtttgggtctccatacctctgtgagtctgacatgaatgtcatgaaatcaaatttCAGAACAAGACGGACAGAAGAACATTTAAAGGACTCCAGAAGAGTAAACCTAAGTGGCTGTACTCCACtatacacctgcctctcttgttgactccatgcagtgccagtcatctgactaactaaaaaacacatcacacatgcaactggacatgtgaataaagtgacacagtgacatgggcacaaaatccatccatccattcattacccaacccgctatatcccaactacagggtcacgagggtctgctgaagccaatcccagctaacacagggcacaagacaggaaacaaaccctgggcatggtgccagcccttggaagaaaatgacaaatgaataagtcatatctgtggatttggaattgcattgttttgttttgacagcattcatgttttaattcaatgatGTGAGATAagctagaaaatgcatacaggcaTACAAATTGCACTTGCAGATGAACTAAATacctttttgtgatgttttaatgcaaaatgtgagttgtggacaccaacattttgtaaatattctggcaaaacaagcgtattcaatttgtttgggttgaaataagctatgagaataaacgttagaaatcacgagtagctctcggccattttcattttgtaaaagtagctgtCAGT encodes the following:
- the mrpl21 gene encoding 39S ribosomal protein L21, mitochondrial isoform X2; the encoded protein is MTASVVRSCGQLLRCPSAFCKGYFRLGFLNYAALRHQSSQPSKLPVGYVPETSLSKPPWPEVKLPDPEEEKKQHIDIVHKVNDLIATRQYGRLFAVVHFASRQWKVTNEDLILIENHIDAECGERICLEKNKTDRRTFKGLQKSKPKWLYSTIHLPLLLTPCSASHLTN